Genomic window (Polaromonas sp. JS666):
TCTACCAGGCCAACGGCGAACCGCTGGATGCGGGGTTCACGCTGCGCAACCAGCCGCTGGCCAATGTGCTGAAAAAAATCGCCGCCAGCGGCTCCAAAGGCCTGCTCGAAGGCGACGTTGCCCAGGCCATCGTCAGCAAGGTGCAAAACCACCCGACCAACCCCGGCAAACTCAGCCTGGCCGATCTGGCGGGCTACCAGGCCAAAAAACGCGATCCGATCTGCCACGACTACCAGGCCCAAGCCAGGGACTACCGCATCTGCGGCATGCCGCCGCCCAGTTCGGGGGCGATTGCCGTCGGGCAGATTCTCGGCATCCTGAACAACACCAACGCGGCGACCCTGGCGCTGGACACCGGCATGGGCGGCATACCCGGCAGCACAGGCGCCGCGCCCTCGGCCGACTGGCTGCATCTGTACACCGAGGCGTCGCGCCTGGCCTTTGCCGACCGCGCGCAGTATCTGGGCGACCCCGACTTTGTGCAGCCGCCGGCCGGCAGCTGGACGAGCCTGCTGGCACCAGCCTACCTGGCCGACCGCGCAAAACTGATTGCCGCACAGCCCGGCGGGCAAAGCATGAAAGTCGCCAAGCCGGGTTCCCCCGGCGGCATGAGGGCCGCGTATGCACCGATGCCCGAGCAGCCCGAGTACGGCACCTCGCACATCAGCATCGTCGATGCTTATGGCAACGCCATTGCGATGACCACGACGATTGAAGACCAGTTCGGCGCGCGCCAGATGGTCAATGGTTTTCTTTTGAACAATGAGCTGACCGACTTTAGCTATGCCCCCACCGACGCCGCTGGCAAGCCGGTGGCGAACCGCGTGCAGCCCGGCAAACGCCCGCGCTCATCAATGGCACCCACCCTGGTGTTTGAAAAAATCACCGGTCAGCTGGTGATGAGCGGCGGCAGTTCGGGCGGTGCGCTGATCATTCACGACATCGTCAAAACGCTGTACGGCGTACTGCACTGGGGCCTGCTGCCGCAGCAGGCGATTGACCTGCCCAACTTTGGCTCGCTCAATGGACCCAGCCTGCTGGAAGAAAAGCGTTTCGCACCCGCCACCGTTGAGGCCTTGAGGGCACGCGGCGCCGAGGTGCGCGAAATGAACATGACCAGCGGCTTGCAGGCCATCGCGCGCGGCCAGGCCCATGGCACGCCGGTGTGGCTGGGCGGCGCCGATCCGCGCCGAGAAGGCGTGGTGATGGGGGATTAGCCCCCACGCTTGCCACTGCGTGTGCCTGCGGCGTTGCGCTGCCCCTTGCACGAGAAAAAGGGGCTGTGCTTGCTCGGGGCGGCCTTCGCAGCGCACCAGTCGTCAAAAGTAGCTTGCGCCCTTACCGCGCGGGCGCAAGCAGCTATTGTTTTGGCAGCGACCGATGCCACCTCAAAGGCAAGGGTGCGGGCTAGTCCATCCGCATGGGCTGGGCCGGGGCGTTTTCCAAGACTGTGCCGATGCGTTCGTACTCGGAAATGACCTGCGCGCCCAGCAACAGCAGCGTGGCGGCGATTTCCAGGCTCAGCAAAACCACGATGGCGGTGGTCAGTGAGCCATACACCAGGCCCACCTGCGACAGCGTGCCAAAGTACCAGACCAAGGCATGGCGCGTCACCTCCCAAAGCAGCGCAGCCGTGACCCCGCCAATCAACGCGTGGCGCAGCGACAGCCTGCCCACCGGCATCACCATGTACACCGATGTCAGCAGAAAAATCTCGCCGGCCAGCCCGAGCAGGTATAGCAACACACCCGAGAATCCGCTGAGCGACCAGCTGTAGCCCAGAAACTCCACGCTTTTTTCGCCCAGCGCCTGCATGCTGCCCGAGACCAGCGTCACCAGTAGCAGGCCTAGCCCCAGGCACAGGATGTAGCAGTAGGGCAGCACGGCAGACACCAGAAAATGGCGCCGCCGAATGACCACGCGGTGCAAAAACACCACCGACATCGCATTTTCAAGCACGGTAAAAGCCAGTGAACTGAAAAACAGCATGGTGGCCAGCAACAGCCAGCCCATGACTTCACGATGCGCCAGGAAATTGGCGAGCTCTCCGACAATGAATTCGGACTGTCCCGGCGCCAGCCAGCCGATGTAGCGGCCCAGCGCTTCCAGCAGTGCCGATTGGTCAATCACATGCGACAGTGCAATCGCCATCAAGATCAGCAACGGAACAATCGACAGCAAGGCGTAGTAAGCCACGGCCCCGGCCAGCAGCAGGCCCTGGTTGGCGCGAAAGCCCTTGAGTACCCGCAACGCAAAGGCGCCGGGATGGCTGAGTACGTAAGTGGCCTGCGGTCCGATCATCATGGTGGTGGGCATGGGGTCTCCTGCCGTTTTCGGCTGCCATGCGGGCATGGTAGCTGCACAATATTTTTTCCGACCGGCCGCCCCTGGGGAAAAACGCCCCTCTCGGGGGCAGCGCAGTACGCGAAGCGACAAGCGTGGGGGTAATCCTGTCGGGGCACAATACCGCTGTGGCCATTCCCCAATCATTTATCCAGGAGCTGCTCGCGCGGGCTGACGTGGTGGACATTGTGGGTCGCCACGTCCAGCTGAAAAAGGGCGGCGCCAACTTCATGGGCCTGTGCCCGTTTCACGGCGAAAAGTCGCCCTCCTTCAGCGTCAGCCCGTCCAAGCAGTTCTACCACTGCTTCGGCTGCGGCAAAAACGGCAATGTCATCAGCTTCCTGATGGAGCATGCCGGCATGAGCTTCATCGAAGCCGTGAAGGACCTGGCCCAGCAATACGGCCTGCAGGTGCCCGAAGACGACGTGTCGCCCCAGGACAGGGCCAAGGCGGCACAGATGCGCGAACAGCAGGCCACCCTGACCAGTGTGCTGGAAAAAGCCGCCATGGCCTACATCAAGCACCTGCGCGGCTCCGAGCGGGCCATCGAGTACTTCAAGGGCCGCGGCCTGTCGGGCGAGATCGCCAGGACTTTTGGGCTTGGTTACGCACCCGAGGGCTGGCGCAGCCTGGCCAGCGTATTTCCCGACTACAACGACCCGCTGCTGGTGGAAAGCGGCCTGGTGATCACCGGCGAGGCGGGCGAGGAAAACGCGGGCGGTGAAGCCAAGCGCTACGACCGCTTCCGCGACCGGGTCATGTTTCCCATCCGCAACGTCAAGGGCGAATGCATTGGCTTTGGCGGCCGCGTGCTGGGTGACGAAAAGCCCAAGTACCTGAACTCACCCGAAACCCCGGTGTTCAGCAAGGGGCGCGAGCTCTACGGCCTGTTTGAAGCCCGCACGGCCTTGCGCGAGCACGGCTACGCACTGGTCACCGAAGGCTACATGGACGTGGTCGCGCTGGCCCAGCTGGGTTTTGCCAATGCCGTGGCCACCCTGGGCACGGCCTGTACCGCCGACCATGTGCAAAAGCTGTTTCGCTTCACCGACTCGGTCGTCTTCAGCTTCGATGGTGACGGCGCCGGTCGCCGCGCCGCGCGCAAGGCACTGGATGCCGCCCTGCCCTTTGCCACCGACGTGCGTACCGTCAAGTTTTTGTTTTTACCGTCCGAGCACGACCCCGACAGTTACATCCGCGAACACGGCAAGGAAGGTTTTGCGGCTTACGTCAGCAAGGCTGTGCCGCTGAGCCGCTTCCTGCTCGAAGCCGCTGCCGAGGGCTGCGACCTGGACACGGCGGAAGGCCGCGCCCACATGGCCAGCAACGCCCGCCCGCTGTGGAGCCTGTTGCCCGACGGTGCCCTGAAGCGCCAGCTGCTGGCCGAAATCGCCGACCAGGTGATGATTGACAGCCGCGAGTTGCTGCAGCTTTGGCAGCCCGCCTCCGCAGGTTACAAAAACAGCTATAAAAACAATAGCAGCAAGCGCCTGCCCAATAAAGACCACAGGCCGGATTTACCCTCGGATTTCGGCAAAAACCACGACGTCCCCGACTATGCAGGCTACGTACCGGACCTACGCGAGGAGGCCGACTATGCCTCTTCCGAGCCGTATTTCCCGCCGCCCGCCATGTCAGCGCAGCGCCCCGGGCGGTCGTCGGGTGGCGCCAGCCGGGCTCCGCGCCGCATCGCGGGCCGCATCCTGCCGGCCAGCCGTGAAGACCGCGTCCTGCGGCTGCTGCTGACCGAGCCGCAGAGCTGGGACCAGCTCAGCACCGAAGAGCATCACCTGCTGCTGGCGTTGCCGGCGCCGCACGGACCGCTGTTTGTCTGGCTGGAAAGCCAGCTGCATGAGCACGGCCCGCAACCCTGGGCCGCCCTGCGCGAGGGCCTGCGCGAGCACCCCCACGAAAAGCACGCCATCGCGCAAATCGCGCAAATACCGGAAGGTATCGAGTGCGACTGGGATGAGGTCAGGAGCATCCTGGACCAGCTTGTCAGGCTCGAACGCCAGCGCGAAATGGACGAATTGGTGCCGCTGGTCACAAAAGATCCCGCAGCCCGTCAGCGCTACCAGGAACTGCTGGAAGCCAACCTCAAAAAAAGCTGAAAAAACAGCTTTTTTATTGCCCAAAAAACAGGCATCAGGGTATAATCCGACTTTCGACGGCAAGCGCGACAGCAACACCTCCGGCACCGGCCCCCTTCAACCAAGGGAACTCAGACACGAGACGGCCACCTTCCCGCAAGGACTGCACACCAAATGTTCGCCCAAACAACTTGCCTGAAAAAGCAACCAGCCGCGTGCTCTGGTCCCCGGCTGCCCTGTTTTTCAATCTTCTTTTTTTGACTCTGAATTTTTGCCACCTGTGCTTGACTGCTGTCAGGCGCGCGGCGCATTTTGTTGACTGGTAGCTGATAGATATTCATAACAATTCCCGACATCTGGAGGTCTCATGCCTAGTGCCACGCCCGGCAAGTCCAAGAAGCCAAAAAAGCCGCAAACCACGCAGTCCAAAGCTGCCGTGATGCCGACAGCCAAAACGGCAGCGAAACCCGCTGCCAAACCGGCCGCAAGGCATGGCCCCCAGAACGTCAAGGTTGAAAAACCCGGAAAACCCGCCATATCCGTTAAAGCCAGTAGCCCGAATGCCCCGGTGAGCAAAAAGCCCCTGAAATCCGCGAAACCTGATACGTCCCTGAAGAAAGTCCCTGCCGTGCCGACAAAGTCCAGCCCCGAATCCAAGCCTGTTGCAGCCGTTGCCGACGTGCCCGTGAAGAAAAAACCGGGTCGCCCGCCGAAAAACCCTGCAGCAGCCGATAGCGCACCTGCAAGCACCGGCGCCAAGCGCGGCCGCAAGCCCAAGAACGCGGGCGCAGCCAAGGTCGGGGAAGACCTCGACCTGTCCGACATTGAAGAGGATCTGGTCGGCGAACCCGTTGCGGAGACCACCGAAAAGGTCAAACCGCTGCGCATGAAGATCAGCAAGGCCAAAGAACGTGCCTTGATGAAGGAATTTGGCCTGGACGAGACGGTGTTGTCGGAAGAGGACATGCTCAAGCGCCGCATGCGCCTGAAAACCCTGATCAAGCTCGGCAAAACCCGCGGCTACCTCACGCACGGCGAAATTTCCGATCACCTGCCCGACAAGCTGGTCGACGCGGAAACGCTGGAAGTCGTCGTCAACATGCTCAACGACATGGGCGTGGCCGTGTACGAGCAGGCGCCGGACGCCGAAACCCTGCTGCTGAACAACACCGGGCCGACCGTGGCCACGGAAGAAGAAGCCGAAGAAGAAGCCGAAGCCGCCCTGTCCACCGTGGACAGCGAATTCGGCCGCACGACCGACCCTGTGCGCATGTACATGCGTGAAATGGGCACGGTCGAGCTGCTGACCCGCGAAGGCGAAATCGAGATTGCCAAGCGCATCGAGGGCGGCCTCATGAAAATGATGGAAGCCATCTCGGAGAGCCCCGCCACCATCGCAGAAATCATGCGGCTGGGCGAGGAAATCCGCGAAGGCAAGATCGTGATCTCGACCGTGGTGGACGGTTTCTCCAACCCCAACGAAGCCGATGACTATGTGGCCGAAGAGGACTTTGACGAGTTCGACGAGGAAGACGACGACGATGGCAAGGGCGGCTCCAAGGCCCTGACCAAGAAACTCGAAGAGCTCAAAAAAGAAGCCCTCAGCCGCTTTGACAAAATTGCCAGCCTGTTCGAGAAGGTGCACAAGACCTACGACAAGGAAGGCTATGGCACCCCGACTTATGTGAAGGCGCAAAAGGCCTTGAGCGACGAGCTCATGACCGTGCGCTTTACCGCCAAGACCATTGAAAAGCTCTGCGACATGCTGCGCGGCCAGGTGCTGGACGTGCGCAAGAAAGAGCGCGAGCTGCGCCGCATCATCGTCGAGAAGTGCGGTATGCCCCAGGAAACCTTCATCAAGGATTTCCCGCCCAATCTGCTCAACCTCAAGTGGGTTGAAAAACAGGTCGCGTCGGGCAAGCCCTGGTCCACCGTGATGGCGCGAAATATTCCGCCGATTCAGGAACTGCAGACCAAGCTGGCCGAATTGCAGGCCCGCGTGGTGGTGCCGCTGGGTCAGCTCAAGGACATCAACAAGCGCATGAACGAAGGCGAGTCCAACTCGCGCGATGCCAAGAAAGAGATGATCGAGGCCAATTTGCGCCTGGTGATCTCGATTGCCAAAAAATACACCAACCGCGGCCTGCAGTTCCTGGACCTGATCCAGGAAGGCAACATCGGTTTGATGAAAGCCGTCGACAAGTTCGAATACCGCCGCGGCTACAAATTCTCGACCTATGCCACCTGGTGGATTCGCCAGGCGATCACGCGCTCCATCGCGGACCAGGCCCGTACCATCCGCATCCCGGTCCACATGATCGAGACCATCAACAAGATGAACCGCCTGTCGCGCCAGCATCTGCAGGAATTCGGCTTTGAGCCCGACGCCAGCATCCTGGCCGCCAAGATGGAGATTCCTGAAGACAAGATCCGCAAGATCATGAAGATCGCCAAGGAGCCGATCTCGATGGAAACGCCGATCGGTGACGATGATGATTCGCACCTCGGCGACTTCATCGAAGACAGCGCCAACACCGCACCGCTGGAGGCCGCAATGCAGGCCGGCCTGCGCGATGTGGTGAAAGACATCCTCGACAGCCTGACACCGCGCGAAGCCAAGGTGCTGCGCATGCGTTTCGGCATCGAGATGTCGACCGACCACACGCTGGAAGAAGTTGGCAAGCAGTTTGACGTGACGCGCGAGCGCATCCGCCAGATCGAAGCCAAGGCGCTGCGCAAGCTCAAGCACCCGAGCCGCAGCGACAAGCTGCGCAGCTTTATCGATACGCTGTAAAAAGCGGCTCGACGGGCCACAGCGGCCGGCACCTGTCAAAGGTGCCGGCCGCTTTTTTTTTCGATTGGCGCGAACTCGATATTCAGTCGGACAGTGCGCGCATTTCGCTGTACAGATCCGCCTTGCCCTCGAATCCGATGCCGGGCAAGGCGGGCAGCGTCACGTGGCCGTTCTCCGCCATCACACCGTCCGGGAAGCCGCCAAACGGCTGGAACAGGTCCGGATAGGACTCGTTGCCCCCCAGCCCGAGGCCCGCCGCAATATTGAGGGACATCTGGTGACCGCCGTGCGGAATGCAGCGGCTCGGGGACCAGCCATGCTCCTTGAGCATGTCCAGCGTGCGCAGGTACTCGACCAGGCCGTAGCTCAATGCGCAGTCGAATTGCAGCCAGTCGCGGTCCGGGCGCATGCCGCCATAGCGGATCAGGTTGCGCGCGTCCTGCATCGAGAACAGGTCTTCGCCGGTTGCCATCGGGTTCTTGTAGTAGTTGCGCAGCGTGGCTTGGAGCTCAAAATCGAGCGGGTCACCGGGCTCTTCGTACCAGAACAGGTCATACTGTGAGAGTGCCTTGGCGTAGGCAATCGCGGTGTCCAGGTCGAAGCGGCCGTTGGCGTCCACGCACAGCTTCTGGCCGTCCTGCAGCACTTCCATGATCGAGTCGATGCGGCGCAAGTCTTCATCGAGCGACGCGCCGCCGATCTTCTTCTTGACCACGGTGTAGCCCCGATCGATGTAGCTGCGCATCTCGTCTTTCAGCTTGTTGTGGTCCTGGCCTGGGTAGTAGTAGCCGCCGGCCGCGTAGACGAATATCTTGCGGTTGGGCTGGCCGTTGCCGTAGCGGTCGGCGAGCAGTTGAAACAGCGGTTTGCCTTCGATCTTAGCGACCGCATCCCACACTGCCATGTCGATCGTGCCGATCGCCACCGAGCGCTCGCCGTGACCGCCCGGTTTCTCGTTGGTGAACATCGTGTTCCAGATCTTGTGCGGATCGAAGTTGTTGCCGCTCGCATCGATGAGCGATTCAGGTGCCGCCTCCATCACACGGGGAATGAAGCGCTCACGCATGAGCTTGCCCTGCCCATAGCGCCCGTTCGAGTTGAATCCGTAGCCGACAACCGGCTTGCCGTCGCGGATCACGTCGGTGATGACGGCCACGAGGCTCAACGTCATCTTGCTAAAATCGATATAAGCGTTGCGAATAGGCGAGCTGATGGGGATGGTCTTTTCACGGATTTCAACGATCTTCACGGGTGACTCCTGAGTTTTTGAGAGGAGCCTCAATGGTCGGCGCTATCGACTTTTTCCGCCAATGCTCTTGTTCTCTGCTTCAATGCTTTGAAAGCACCGATGTTGAACTTTGTCTGGCTCGATGACTTCCGCACCCTGGCGGCCACAGGCAACTTCTCGAGGGCTGCTGAAGAAAGGCACATGACGCAGCCAGCATTCAGCCGCCGCATTCGTGCCCTTGAGGAATGGCTGGGGGCCGATCTATTCGACCGGACTACACAGCCAGCGAAACTCACCGAAGTTGGCGAGTGGTTTCGCGGCGTGGCAGACGAACTTATCGTGAGGGTTGCGCGCGTGCCGGGCGAGGCGCGTATCGTGGCCGAGGCAAGCTCGGTGACGCTTCGAATTGCGGCCACCCACGCGCTTTCGTTCACCTTTTTGCCGCGATGGCTGCGCAGCCTAGAATCGAGAATCACACTCGGCCCGGTGCAACTCGTCTCAGACGTATTGCAGCGATGTGAAGCCTTGATGCTTCAGAGCAAGGTCCAATTCGTCCTGAGTCATGCGCACCCTCAAGCGCAGGGCGCTCTGGACGTCGACACCTACCTGTCTGTCCAGATCGGCAAGGACACGTTGATTCCCGTGTCATCGCCCAACGACAAGGGCAAGCCGCTTCATCACCTTGCGCCTCAGTCTGGTTCGATTGTTCCTGTGCTTCAGTACACGACGGAGTCTGGCTTGGGACGCATTGTTCGCGCAGTCGTCGGTCGGCAGCTCGAATCCGTCCCCATACGGGTCGCTTTCACGGCGCACCTTGCGTCCGTATTGAGGACAATGGCCCTGGACGGGCGAGGAATTGCCTGGCTGCCGGAGACCCTGGTCGAAGAGGACATCACAGCGGGCCGACTCATTGCAGCAGCCGGAGACGATTGGAACATTCCGCTGGAGATTCGGCTTTATCGCGATCAGAGCCCGGCAGCAAGCGCTGCTGAAGCATTCTGGAGCACAGCCGCGGGTCGATAAAGGTCCGCACGGCGCCGGGGTGCCAACGCCTTGAGGTATGCGCTACGGCACCCATGGCGCAATGTTGCAACGTTGCAACGTTGATTTGGCTGGGCTGCGTGCAACATCGCGGCGGCGACACCCGTGACGGCAGCGCTTGTCAGTGAACAAGCGCGGCACTGGATCGACGACTCACCCCAAGGCAGCCGGCCCAATCGATTGAAACGTCACACCGGGTCCGTGCTGAACCGGTACACCGTGCGGCCCACCCGGCGCTGGCCGGGTACATGCACCGATGACGGAAATGCCGGCCGGTTGGGTGCGTTGGGATAGCCCTGTGGCTCAAAGCACAGCCCTTGCTGCTGGAAGTAGGTCCGGCCACCCTTGCCCGGGCCACCCGCCAACGGCTCTTGCGGCTGCAAGCCGCTGTAGAACTGCAGGGCCGGCTCTGTCGACCAGACTTCCATCACCCGGCCGCTTTCCGGCGCGCGAACGCGGGCGCACAGGGCCAGCGTGCCATCGGCGGGATGGTCCAGCAGAAAACAGCTGTCGTAGCCGTCCACCCCATCCCTCGGAGGCGTCCCGGCATCGGCCTGCGGCGTACCCGGCACCCGCGTATTGAGCGCGGTGGCCTGGCGGAGGTCAAAGGGGGTGCCCGCCACCGGCAGGATCTCGCCGGTGGCGATGAGGTCTGTTGTCATCCCGAAGTAGCGGTCCGCACAAATCATGACCTCATGACCCATCGCGCTACCGCTGGCCTCGCCATTCAAGTTGAAAAAAGCATGCGTGGTGAAACTGGCCACCGTGGGTTTGTCCAGGGCCAGGGCTTCATAGTCCAGCTGGAGCTCATTGGCTTCGGTGACGCTATAGACCAGGCGCAGCGCCAGCGTGCCGGGGAAGCCCTCTTCCCCGTCGGCAAATACATAGCGCATTTCCACGCTGGCATCGTCACGCTGAGCGGCATCGAAGACGCGAAAGCGCGACCCCTTCTGCCCGCCGTGCAGGCAATGGCAGCCGTTGTTGGCCGTCAGCACATGCCCGGTCCCGCCCAGTGTGAAGCGGGCATTCTCGATGCGCCCCGCATAACGCCCCACAAAGGCGCCCATGGACGCCGAGCCATTCACCACAGCCTCCAGGCTGTCATAGCCAAGCACCACGTCGTCCAGCAGGCCGTCACGGTCGGGCACCAGCAGCTGCTCGATCTTGGCGCCGTAACTGGTGATGCCCGCCACCATGCCCCGCTGATTGCGCAGCGTGAACAGCCCGACCGGTTTGCCATCGATATCGCCGCGAAAACGGGCAGGATCGAGCAGGACAGCGCCCGCGTGCGGTGGTGGCGATACGGGTTGGATCGGCGGCATGACAATTCCCCCTGGAGGCGAGTATTAAAAGGCCTGGTGCGAACCTGCCCACAGGCCGAAGCCTGTCACCTGTAACCTGTTACCTATCACTCCAGCTTGATACCCGCGTCTGCCACGACCTTGGCCCAGCGGGTTTTCTCGCGATTGAAAAAGTCGTCCTGCTGGGCTGACGTCATGGTCACCACTTCCGCGCCCTGCCCGGCCAGCTTGGCCCGAATGTCAGGACTGCGGATGATCTTGATGAGTTCGGTGTTGAGCCGGTTCACGATGGCGGCCGGTGTGCCGTTGGCCACCAGCAGCCCCTGCCAGGTTCCGGATTCAAAATTGCTGATGCCCTGTTCAGACAAGGTCGGGACGTTGCCGATCAGCGGCATGCGCGTACTCTTGGAAACACCCAGTATTTTGAGCTTGCCGCTCTGCACGTGCGGCAAGGTAGCCAGCATGCCATTCATCAGGACCTGGGTCTGGCCGGCGATGGTGTCGGTGATCGCTTGCGAGCCACCCTTGTAGGGGATGTATTGCCACTTGGCGCCACTGGCGCGCTCCACCGCGACCCCCGCCAGGTGCGGCGCGCTGCCCATGGCGGTCACCGCAAAATTGATATTCGACCGCTTCGACAACTCCACCAGCTCCTTGAGGTTGTTGGCCGGCACGGAGGGGTGCACCACCAGCAAATGCGGTGAATACGCCAGCATGGTCACGCCGCGCAGATCCCTGGAAGGATCAAAGCTCAGCTTGGTGTAGACCGACGGGCTGATGGCCAGCGCGCCGGTGTCGCAAAGCAGCATCGTATAGCCGTCGGGTGCGGACTTCGCCACAAAATCCGCGCCCAGGTTGCCGTTGGCGCCGGCCTTGTTGTCAACGATGACGCTTTGCTTGAGGGCGTCGGACAAGGGCTGGGCAATCGCACGCGCAATGATGTCCGACGATCCGCCCGGTGGGTAAGGCACCACCAGCCTGAGGGGTTTGAGCGGCCAGTTTGGCGTTTGCGCGCTGGCTGCGCCAAACCCCAGGGCCAGGGAAGCACCGACGAATTCTCTTCGATTGATGGACATGATCTTGCCTTCTCTGTTTGGAAAAAAACCAGCCGCAGCCTGCGGCCATGAACCTCTGAAATCAGGTGATGGGGCTGGGGCCTTCAGGCAATCTCATGGTTGGCCATCAGCTCCAGCGCACGCACCAGCGCGGAGTGATCGAGGTCCTGCATGCCGTTGGCGCTGCAGGCCTGCATCAATTGCGCCGCCCCTGCGGTTTGCGGCAGGGCCACACCCAGGGTTCTCGCGCCGGCCAGGGCCAGGCTCAAATCCTTCTGGTGCAGGCCAATCCGGAAGCCCGGTGCAAAAGTCCGCTTGATCATGCGTTCGCCGTGCACCTCAAGAATGCGGGAAGAGGCGAAACCGCCCATCAGCGCCTGGCGCACCTTGGCAGGGTCAGCCCCCGCCTTGCTGGCGAACAGCAGCGCTTCACCGACAGCGGCGATGTTCAGCGCCACAATGATCTGGTTGGCAACCTTGCAGGTTTGCCCGTCGCCATTGCCACCCACCAGCGTGATGTTCTTGCCCATCAGCTCAAACAGCGGCCGGACCCGTTCAAATACCGCGTCGGGACCACCCACCATGATGGTGAGGCTGGCGGCTTTGGCGCCCACTTCACCGCCCGATACCGGCGCATCGAGGTAGTCGCAATCCAGTGCATTGATTTTTTGGGCAAATTCCTTGGTCTCCATCGGCGAGATGGAACTCATGTCGACGACCGTCTTGCCTTTGGTCAAACCGGAGGCCACGCCGTTTTCACCGAACAGCACCTTGGCCACATCGGGCGTGTCGGGCAGCATCAGAAAAATGATGTCGGCCTGCTCGGCCACTTCGCGGATGGAACTGCAGGCTTTCGCCTTGCCCGTGAGCAGGTCGGCAGGTACCTTGCTGCGCGTGTGCAGAAAAACCTCATGCCCTGCGGTGATCAGGTGGGACGCCATCGGCGATCCCATGATGCCCAGGCCGATAAAACCAAGCTTGCTCATTTTGTGACTCCAGTCCAAGTTATTGAAGAAATATCCGTCATGCGCGGTAACGGTCGCGCAGGGCCTGCGTGGCCGAGCGGAAGGTGCCCAGGTCGCTGCCGACGCCCACAAAGGTGGCGCCCATCTCCATGTAGCGGCGCGCATCGGCTTCGACGGGTGCCAGGATGCCGATGGGCTTGCCGGCCGCCTTGGCATCGGCAAAAACGGCGGCAATGGCGGCCTGCACTTCGGGGTGGCCCGCATTGCCCAGGTGGCCCAGGCCGGCCGCCAGGTCCGAGGGGCCGACGAAGATGCAATCCACCCCGTCCAGCGCTGCAATTTCGCGCGTGGCGGCGATACCGGCAAGGCTCTCGATCTGCACCATCACGCAGATCTGCTCGTTGATCAGCTTCAAATAATCGACCACCGTGCCATACCGGTTGCTGCGCTGGGACACCGACACGCCCCGAATGCCCTGCGGCGGGTAACGCGTGGCAGAGACAGCGCGCCGCGCTTCATCGGCGCTCTCGACGAAGGGGATGAGGAAGTTGTAAAAACCGGCGTCCAGCAGCCGCTTGATTTCAACCACGTTGTTGGACGAAGGCCGCACCACGGGCGCAGTCACGCTGTCCTTGAGCGCCATCAGCTGCGGAATGAAGGTGGCCATGTCGTTGGGCGAATGCTCACCGTCCAGCAGCACCCAGTCAAAGCCGGCCACGCCGAGGACCTCGGTGGTTATGGCGTTGGACAGCGACGACCAGCAGCCGATCAGTTGCTTCCCGGCCAGCAGGTCGCGTTTGAAACTGTTGGGAAAGGATTGGTAAGGCGTGGTTTGGGTCATGTGAATTCTTCCTTGAAACTTGAGGCTCAGGTTCGGATCAGGTAATGGGTGCCGGATTGAAAAGCACCAGCGCGTTGTGCAGCTTCCAGTGCTCCGCCCAGGTTTTCTTGCGGCCACTGGCAACTTCCAGCATGAGATGGAAGAGCTCCCAGCCAAGCTCTTCGATGGTGGCGTCGCCGTCGGCAATGCGGCCGGCATTCACGTCCATCAGGTCGTGCCAGCGCCTGGCCAGGTCGCTGCGTGTCGCGACCTTGATCACGGGTACCT
Coding sequences:
- a CDS encoding Bug family tripartite tricarboxylate transporter substrate binding protein, which gives rise to MSINRREFVGASLALGFGAASAQTPNWPLKPLRLVVPYPPGGSSDIIARAIAQPLSDALKQSVIVDNKAGANGNLGADFVAKSAPDGYTMLLCDTGALAISPSVYTKLSFDPSRDLRGVTMLAYSPHLLVVHPSVPANNLKELVELSKRSNINFAVTAMGSAPHLAGVAVERASGAKWQYIPYKGGSQAITDTIAGQTQVLMNGMLATLPHVQSGKLKILGVSKSTRMPLIGNVPTLSEQGISNFESGTWQGLLVANGTPAAIVNRLNTELIKIIRSPDIRAKLAGQGAEVVTMTSAQQDDFFNREKTRWAKVVADAGIKLE
- the glxR gene encoding 2-hydroxy-3-oxopropionate reductase, giving the protein MSKLGFIGLGIMGSPMASHLITAGHEVFLHTRSKVPADLLTGKAKACSSIREVAEQADIIFLMLPDTPDVAKVLFGENGVASGLTKGKTVVDMSSISPMETKEFAQKINALDCDYLDAPVSGGEVGAKAASLTIMVGGPDAVFERVRPLFELMGKNITLVGGNGDGQTCKVANQIIVALNIAAVGEALLFASKAGADPAKVRQALMGGFASSRILEVHGERMIKRTFAPGFRIGLHQKDLSLALAGARTLGVALPQTAGAAQLMQACSANGMQDLDHSALVRALELMANHEIA
- the garL gene encoding 2-dehydro-3-deoxyglucarate aldolase, with amino-acid sequence MTQTTPYQSFPNSFKRDLLAGKQLIGCWSSLSNAITTEVLGVAGFDWVLLDGEHSPNDMATFIPQLMALKDSVTAPVVRPSSNNVVEIKRLLDAGFYNFLIPFVESADEARRAVSATRYPPQGIRGVSVSQRSNRYGTVVDYLKLINEQICVMVQIESLAGIAATREIAALDGVDCIFVGPSDLAAGLGHLGNAGHPEVQAAIAAVFADAKAAGKPIGILAPVEADARRYMEMGATFVGVGSDLGTFRSATQALRDRYRA